CAGACCATTGAGAGAAGAATGGAAAAGGCAGTAAAACAGGCCAAATCCGATAAAAATGCTCTCTTTGAGATAGCAGTGCTTGAAAAGGCCAAAGCTCATCTTGAAGAAATGCGCATCCTTAGACACTCCATCTCTGACTTCACTTTAGAGGAGCTGAATTTTTTAGAAAAGACTCTTTTCTTATTAACCCTAAAACCTATTATGTATATTGCCAATATTGGTGAAGAAGATTTAGTGAATCCCCAGGGAAATAAACATTTTAGAGCCCTTAAAGCAAAAGCAGAAATAGAGGGGATCCCTATAATTGCCCTTTGTGGAAAGGTTGAGGCTGAACTTTCTTCTCTTACTGAGAATGAAAGAGAAGAATTTTTAAAAGCCTTTGGGTTGAAAGAGCCTGGACTTTATCAGATGATAAGAGAAGGTTTTTCCCTTCTTAATCTTATTACCTTTTTTACTGCTGGACCAAAGGAGGCCAGAGCCTGGACTATTAAAAGGGCAACCACTGCCAAAGAGGCTGCTGGTGTCATTCACTCTGACATAGAAAGAGGTTTTATCTCTGCGGAGGTCATCTCCTTTGAGGATTATAAAAAAGCTCCCAATTTTCAAAAAGCCAAAGAGCTTGGTCTTCTTCGCCTTGAGGGAAGAGACTATATCCTTGAGGACGGAGATATCGTGTATTTCCGATTCAATGTTTAACCCTCTTTTAACAATCTTCATTTAAATTAACCCTTGCTAAGAAATTAAATCTCCTTATAATAATTAAATATGCTTAGTCATCTCTATACCCAGTTTACTCCCTATGAATGGCTCCTCACCAATCGGAAAGGAGGCTATGCCCTTGGGACAGCCTTTTTGGCTAACCTTAGAAAATATCATGGTCTCCTTATTGCAGGTAAAGAAAAGGGTTATAGGGCTCATTTACTCTCTTCCCTTGAGGAAAAGATTTCTTTCCCCTCCGGGCTTACCTATCTTCTGGATACTAACTTTTATCCAGATAATATCTTCCCTCAGGGGTATACCCACATCAAGGAGTTTTTTTTCAAACCCTATCCGGTATTTTATTACAGCTGCCCCAAGACAAATGAGATTTTTCTACAAAAGAGTCTGCGCATGGCTGAAGATAAAAATGCCCTTCTTCTCAGCTATCATAATATTAGCTCTTATCCCTTTAAACTCTTTTTAAGACCCAAGTTAACATTTAGAAATCATCATCACCTTACTTCGGCCCAAGCCTGGAAAGATTATATAGTTGAAACCTCTTCCCAAGAAGCCTTTATCTCTCGGGATGATCTTGCCCTCTTTCTCTACCTTAATCAAGGAAACCTTTTTCAGGATTCCCTTTTTTACTACCGGGTCTATTATCCCTTAGAGGAATTAAGAGGATACGCCTCCCTTGAAGACCTCTTTTCCCCTCTCTTGATCGAGGTTGAACTCTTGCCTGGAGAATCTTTAGAGCTCCTTTTTAGCGATCAGTCTTTACCTCATCCTGAAGAGGAGATAAAGAAGATTAAGGGCCGCTATGCCCCTGCCCTTTCACTTTCTTCAAAAAAGAAGGCCTTTAAGCAAGAAGATTTTGCAGATTTACTCAAAGGTATGGTCAGGGACTTTCTAATTGAAGGTGATGTTATTGCTGGTTATCCCTGGTTTTATTGTTGGGGAAGGGATACCTTCATCGGGCTTCCAGCCCTTTTTTACCTTGAAGAGGGCCAATCCTTCTGCATAGAAATTTTTGAAAACTATGCTCAAAGAAGACAAAAGGGGCTTATACCTAATGTAATTGGTTCTCAAGAGGAGACAAATTATAACTCTCTTGACGGAACTCTCTGGTTTCTTTTAAGAATCTTTGAATTTTTAGAATTTTTTAAAGGAAAGGTAAGTTCTGCTGGAAAAAAAAGGCTTCTTTTGAGTGTAGAGGAAACTTTAGAATGTTTTTTAACTGATACCGGGCTTCCTTTTTATGTAGATGAAGAGGATGGCCTCCTTGAGATACCTGAGACAACTAATCTTGCTCTCACTTGGATGGATGTTGTGATTGATGGAAGGCCCTTAACTCCCCGATATGGAAAACCCATTGAGATTAGCTTTCTCTGGCACAATGTCCTTACCTTTGCAAAAAGCTACTTAAAAAAGAGTTTTTTAAAAAAATATAAGATTGAAGGTCTTTTGGAAAGGCATTCATCCTCTCTTC
This window of the Caldimicrobium thiodismutans genome carries:
- the ychF gene encoding redox-regulated ATPase YchF, which produces MNLKVGLVGLPNVGKSTIFNALLQKAKAEVANYPFCTIEPNMGIVSIPDERLNEIAKKEGSAKITPAFIEFVDIAGLVKGASKGEGLGNQFLSHIRSVSAIAQTLRCFEEEDIVHVEGEVNPLRDAEIIELELILADLQTIERRMEKAVKQAKSDKNALFEIAVLEKAKAHLEEMRILRHSISDFTLEELNFLEKTLFLLTLKPIMYIANIGEEDLVNPQGNKHFRALKAKAEIEGIPIIALCGKVEAELSSLTENEREEFLKAFGLKEPGLYQMIREGFSLLNLITFFTAGPKEARAWTIKRATTAKEAAGVIHSDIERGFISAEVISFEDYKKAPNFQKAKELGLLRLEGRDYILEDGDIVYFRFNV
- a CDS encoding amylo-alpha-1,6-glucosidase, coding for MLSHLYTQFTPYEWLLTNRKGGYALGTAFLANLRKYHGLLIAGKEKGYRAHLLSSLEEKISFPSGLTYLLDTNFYPDNIFPQGYTHIKEFFFKPYPVFYYSCPKTNEIFLQKSLRMAEDKNALLLSYHNISSYPFKLFLRPKLTFRNHHHLTSAQAWKDYIVETSSQEAFISRDDLALFLYLNQGNLFQDSLFYYRVYYPLEELRGYASLEDLFSPLLIEVELLPGESLELLFSDQSLPHPEEEIKKIKGRYAPALSLSSKKKAFKQEDFADLLKGMVRDFLIEGDVIAGYPWFYCWGRDTFIGLPALFYLEEGQSFCIEIFENYAQRRQKGLIPNVIGSQEETNYNSLDGTLWFLLRIFEFLEFFKGKVSSAGKKRLLLSVEETLECFLTDTGLPFYVDEEDGLLEIPETTNLALTWMDVVIDGRPLTPRYGKPIEISFLWHNVLTFAKSYLKKSFLKKYKIEGLLERHSSSLQKYFGKEAIADRLFRGEPVFETRPNFVIALSLPVTPVVQETLKLAEKIAREELLTPFGLRTLSPKHPGFKRKYFGNQYQRDLSYHNGSVWVWLLYPYCKLLGKILTLRDYKEALKKLLHPFRDLILSGKVGSLPELYDGDSPFYPKGAPAQFWSVSAILLLEMERQEKRGGLKL